CATCCCGATTTCCCAATCGGGGTTCGAGAAACGCTCGAGCATTACTGGCCATTGGACTCCTTGCAATCCTTCTCACAGGACCATATGCCCATCTCATAACATGCGGCTGAAGAATAAATAGTGGTCCTCTTCACATGTCCGTAAAATTATGTCGCCTCCTGGCTCAGTTGATTCCGCCAAAGGCCATCTCACCGGAGGCTTATGGTGGAAGCAAAGGAAATTTCAGAATTTGTCAGTTGGTTTGTGATCCCAGTATTCGTGTTCGAGCTTCCACTGGAGTCATCTGGAATTGCATTATTGTTGAGAAATGGGGGTTGCGTTGGCATGGGAACTATGCACTCCTGGTCGTTGAGCATCTCAACTACTTCAGACATGGATGGTCGTAAATCTGGGGAAGCTTGGGTACAAAGAAGCGCGATTTGAATCACNNNNNNNNNNNNNNNNNNNNNNNNNNNNNNNNNNNNNNNNNNNNNNNNNNNNNNNNNNNNNNNNNNNNNNNNNNNNNNNNNNNNNNNNNNNNNNNNNNNNGTATATAAACCATCTTGCTCTTGGCTATTTGGAGGCTGATTTTGTCGACAAAGCAaagaaaccttttttttttaagcatatTTGCTGGTATAGCATTCTGTTCATGCGTAAAAGCCAGTCAAGAATCTCCCCCCCACAGCTGCTCGATTAGCCCCCAAAGACTTGTATCTTTTGATTCTTTCAACCGTGAGTTTTGAACTGTAATTTATTGATATTTCTGCGACTCTGCAAATGATCGCTTTATCTACAGGATGAAGAACTCGTGTGGAACATGATCTTTTTAACACTACATTGTTCAACCATTTGAATTTCCTTTTGAAGGTGACGGAGCTGTGGTTCAATTGGCTTTGGCAGATTGGACGGGGCTGAGAACAGTACCTAATGTGTTCATTAGGGGAAATAATATCGGTGGCTGCAATTGTAAATTCTTAATTGCGTGGCTAATCATAtgtctctcttttctttgttgatttcAAGAATCTCTGGTAGAGTTAGATGCAACGCAGGTGTTGTTTGATGACTAATCTTTTAATGTCGGCTTTCCTTGCAACGCCAGAGGTCACTCAGAAACACCAAGCAGGTCAACTGGTACCTCTTCTTAGGAGCGCCGGAGCTGTGAAGACCTAATAAAAACGGTGCTCATAGTTCGAACCTTCGATCGAAAGAGAGAGACACGTGTGATGGAAGTGGATAAACTGAGGTGTGACTTCCACTGCacaagtaaatgaaagaattgtcTTTTGACTGCTCACACAAATCTGGAGTGTGTAGTACAAACTTACCTTGTCAGTAGAGTTGCTAGCATATTAGTAGCAGCTGAAAATCCTTAATGCAAAAGTGGAATGACTATCAGAAATTCTGGGACCGAGACTGTTTGTTTGCCGAAGTGACTAGGAACCAATTTCACGGTGTCCGGCAATAAAGTTTCACAAGACATTGATCTAGACTTCTTTAGAGATCTGCAGTTTTATGATGCAGAAGAGTTATCGTGAgattaagattatttctttgcTTCCGGTTCTGATAATTCGGTTCAATGCGATGATCCAAAAGCAAGCAGGATCTCGTAGCAAATAGTTCTAGGGAACAGTCACGAGCTTCTCCTCTCCACTTTGCTGGAAAGCAACCTCTACCCGGTCCTGTCGAGGGTGTGCAGAAAATGATGTGGCGCGTGCGATCATGAAATAGCCCCTAAATCCTCTTGATCAGGGCGTGGCCAAATCGAAAGGGTCTTCGCCGGGAGTTTTCCCTTCGTGGACCCATTCCTGACTCTCGAGGTTCACCAACAAATGCATCCGCCATAATTATAGGGGAAAGGTACGGTCATACGTTCTCCGCAAAAATCAATGCTGTAATAGTTCACTATTTTGTCTACTTGGATCTACTCAAATAATGAACTAATCCTCCACTTTAGGACCATCCGAAGCGGATTGCAAAGAATAAGTGACTGCAGAGTAACTTTCACACTGTTTCTTCAGCCTGGGGTCGTGCTGTGCAGTACTGGTAGACCGATAAAAATTGCTAGTCAATTCACCGCAAAGGCCAGCTTCAAACCAAGAAAATATATAGGAAAAAGTTGAGAAGTTCATCAAGCTGTCTAGAtgatcatttcaaaattcatccATCCTCATCATGGCAAAGAGACCATCACTCTGAGAAAAACTGAAGTAGAAGTGCTAATTAGAAAATTTCCGACAAAAGAGGCAGAATCTCAgggttttgcttttcatttatGAGATTACAGGACATGAAAGAAGCTAGCATGAACTCCTACGCAATTGTGATTCTGTTTCCATGAGTCACGGTACTTCCTGTGTAAATTGAGTGGAATTGGCAATACTAAGAAAAAATGGAggataaaggaaataaataaaataagaatatgtACATGAGTTCCTCCGACTCCATTAAGTGAAACAGCCCAGCACATATGACATGACCGATGCACCATGGAGCTTCTGCAATCTCTTGCACAGCAGCCGCATCTTCACCCTGTCTCGCTGCGCAGATCTCCTCATCCTGATTTCGCAATCGGGGTTCGAGAAACGCTCGAGCATTACTGGCCATTGGACTCCTTGCAATCCTTCTCACAGGACCATATGCCCATCTCATAACGTGCGGCTGAAGAATAAATAGTGGTCCTCTTCAAATGTCCGAAAATTACATCGCCTCCGCTGGCTCAGTTGATACTGCCAAAACGGCTATCTCACTGGAGGCTTATGGTGGAACCGGAGGAAATTTCAGAATTTGTCAGTTGGTTTGTGATCCCAGTATTCGTGTTCGAGCTTCTGCTGGAGTCATCTGGAATTGGATTATTGTTGAGAAATGGGGGTTGCATTGGCATGGGAACTATGCACTCCTGATCGTTGAGCATCTCAACTACTTCAGACATGGATGGTCGTAAATCTGGGGAAGCTTGGGTACAAAGAAGCGCGATTTGAATCACATTCAATGCCTCTGAGATGGGAAACTTGCCTTTCAACGCAGGATCGATGCATTCAGCAAGTCTATTTGATTTATATCGCTTCCAAACCTGAGAAGTACAGAAAAGTCGAAGCAAGTCATTAGAAACTTTGCTAGTGTTCAGCAGAAAAGACAGACTACCTCCAGATTGTGAAGGGATGAATTAAATAAAGCCCTTGTGCAGCTGAATCATGATACGTAAAGCCACGAAGGGGTTCGCAAGGGTTACAAGATTTCCAGTACAGAGAAAAGAGTAGCTGGAAAACTCTCAATTTGAAGTTCGAGAAGATGTTACTTGTTAGGATTTATTCCAACTCTATATCATAGACAAGAAGAAATTTGCAAATGTGGCATGCATATTCTAGAGGTTGAAATCAGGAGGATAGGTATATGAATCTTACTGATTGCAGAACTGAACCTGAGGCCTGCCCAAAGATACTGTTCTTCCTACCACTTAGAATTTCTAGGACCAGCATGCGAAAGCGTAAACATCTGCTTTCTCTGTTAGTTGTCCCTTAACAAGATACTCTGGAGCCATATAACCCCTGCAAAATTATTCTTTCAGAAGGAGAGAAATCTGTTCTGCAGAATCTGTAATAGAAGATGAAATTGCCAAAGAGTGAAAAGAAGGGTCATCCCCACAATAAGCCTTATATCAGATGCTCATCTTCTGAACTCATAATACATGGCGGTTCAAATAGCCAATCCAGTCTTCTCTACATGAAAATGTCATCTAAACTGGCTCAATTGAAACAAAaggagataaaaataaaaagaccagAATCTTACAGTGTCCCTGCAATACCAGTGCTGAGATGAGAATTTTCTGGATCAAGACATCGAGCAAGTCCAAAGTCAGCAATCTTTGCTGTGAGATCTTCGTCAAGAAGGACATTGCTGCTTTTGATGTCTCTGTGTATTATTTTCACTCCACAAGGTCCATGGAGAAATGCCAGCCCCTCAGCTGTTCCGGAGATGATATTAACCCGCTCCTGCCAACTCAGGACATGGGTCGCATTCTTGACTGCAACGGCAACCAGGTCTTGTTATCAGTTACATTATTGCAATTGAGTACTTATCAGGAATGAGATTAAAAAACTGCCTAGAAAAGACTAGAAAGAAAAAGTACTATTTTGGAACAAGATGAAGCTAGCAACTAGATTAACATCATAGAACAAATTTGGAGAACCTAAAATCTAGAGGGTTTTGTTTTGGTAGAGGCCCAACTTATGAAACCAACTCCACTAATCTCGGATGCAGAATGGAGCAGCAAGTGGGGGGTAACTTACCAAAGAGGATTTGATCAAGGCTTCTGTTGGGAACATATTCATAAACTAGGAGGCTTTCCGGGCCTTCAATGCTGCAACCCAGAAGGCGGACCAGGTTCTTGTGTTGGATTCCACTGATCAAATTTACCTCATTGAAGAAGTCATCCACCCACTGACAAGTGTTGAACACCAGTCTTTTTACTGCAACAACTCTTCCATCAGGGAGGATCCCCTCGTATACAGAACCAGATCCTCCTTGGCCTAATTTCCTCGACTCATCAAAGAAGTCCGTAGCCTTCTCAAGCGattcgtaattaaaattcaGATTCGACTTCCTTACGATTGCCGGAACGCCAAAGAGTTTCTTCTGGACTGAGAATAGGCAAAGAAGATGGATGGCATTAGAGAATGTTTAAAGAGAAAGTTAAAACAGACATATCCTCTTTAGTTTCGcatttaccttctcttttcttggaTAATTTTCTGTATCCAACATAAGCACTGACGATAAGAAGTGAAGTTGCAGCAGCAACGGATAAAGCAATAGCAATGATGATCCCAAGCTTCAACGAGTCTATTAAAAAACACAAAGATCATCCTTTGCTGACAAGAAACCGGAAGCTATAGCGATTAAGAGGCAAAAAATAATCTACTACAGACTACAGCTATCCCAATTCAGTTGAAAATACAGAACGAGAAAACTAGAACATTCGTGCAGAGTAACTTGCAAGATCACTCAATTCTTACCACCATCTGTAGGGACAGTATAAAACCTCTGAGTCGAATATCGCATGAAACATCCAGCATTCATAGCCCTCCCTTCATCCCCAGGAGTGCAGTTCCTCGCCCTGATCATCGCATTCGCCAAGCACTCTCTACACCCCTTCTCATCGAGTGTTCCAGCACTGCGCCAGCGCATAAACGCCAGCGACTCCTCCCCTCCTCGCCTCTCCAAAAACGGCGAACCCCTTGTTCCCCGGCGCGACTGCCGACACATTCGTCAGCACCCGATCGACCTTATCGACAAACTGCTGCCTCGCCTGCTGGTCGGCCGAGACGCTGGACTGATTGGCGCACTTGACCAGGTCGTGCTGCGGATCGACGGTCTCGTTAAAGAAATTATAGTAATCGGACCTTATGAAGCAACCGTCGAGATACAACCGCCCCTTAGTATCCAAGATGGTGCATCGAGAAAAGTAAAGTCCTGCTGTGCGCGAAACAGAGGATGCAATCGTCGCGGCTCAGGTCGCCGTGGCACTGAGCCAGGGCGTAGATTTCTGGCAAAGGAGAGGTTATGGAATCATTAGCCCAGCGATCTTCAGCGACTTTCGCCAAAACTTTCTGCATGACGTCGAGGAAGTTCGAGACGGACGTGACGTTGGATTTGAGGCATAGAATGCCTGCCTCCGAGATTCGAGGATCGCCGAGCGAGGGCAAAAACGAGGAGCTGAAGAGAACCAGGAAAACGCAAGTGAGGTTGAGGATCGAAGGCCGCATTTTCGCAGCTCCGACCTCCGTTCCGAGGCGAAATCCACCGGAGAACCGGATTACCACCTCGATTTTTCTCTCGGTTCGAGCTTTTCGCGGTATCAAGGAGCTTTCAAAGGCGATCTTATAGTGAATGATGATTGGACGGAAGTGAGAATAGTAGACGAGCCGGCGCGGTTTACTTTGAatgttttttggaaaattagcGGAGAATGATGAGGAATGACTTGACTGGAGGAGCTAACCCGCTTAAAATTCTAACTATTTATTCCGATTTGAAGACCGATAATTCGGATGGGACCAGGCCCCACAACGTGTTGGAAACTAGGAAGTCTCTCCCGTGAGATGACGGGCGTGCAGGCTGGGATACCCCAGTCGGGAGTTTGCTCCCTGGTGTGTCTCGAATTCACGGCTTTCTGAAAAGACCGGTACCATCTTCAGTGAAGTTTTAATTTGCTCCCCAGCATGTCTTGACATCGCATTCGAACGAAGTAGTTCGAGAACTGTTTGTATCATTTTTGGGTAAGGAGTCTAATCGACAAGGAATGGATGAGAAAATGTGTGTGcatctatgaatttttttgagCCGGCCTTTGAAATGCTTCTTGCTCGTGagaccaaaaaaggaaagctgAAGAGGTGCAGTAACTAGATGTCGACAGATTTGGTGTCTGAGTTACGACGTTCTCCCACTCAAGATAAAAGCCATGCCTACAATCTATCATCGCCGCGATGCCCTATGCATATATGTATAGCAAGATTTGCATGCATTCCTTAggattgaccaaattgaaagaataagatttttttttttttttttttgcttttattaaGATGCACATGCGAGCTTGAAAAAATTGGTATGATGTGAAACGGTTAATATATCCTAATTATCTTCTAACTTACTGATTTAGactttcaaataaaaatggatCCAACTAGATACGTCGACGGAGTCAAACTTGAAAGCTCCTTCTTAATGACTTCCTCGGATGAAAGTGTCGGGTTTTTTGCCGCACTCTCAACAAATGGCACTAGAGTATTCTCAACACCCTCTCTAGGCAAAAGAACGCAAGCATTGTGATGTAGCAATGCAAAGTTTGATGTTAACTTTTATGGTTCAATCCAGAGGAATGAACATGGACAAAGTGGACATTCAAGTCAAGACACAAAAGTGAATATTCAAGTTGACACATAAGTTGAGTTGGTACAATACTcgaattaagagagagagagagagaggaccctAACTGTGATTACTAGTGCAAGGGATGACATGACTAAGAAACGCGGCAGTTGAATCAGgaattttaaatagaaaaagaaccaAGAATGGACTGTCCATGCTAAATTATCACTGAATCTCTCCGTTCattatttattgttgttttcTATCTTTCCGGACAACGTATTAGCGCACATGATGAGTAATTTATTGAACGGAAATGTCAGTGTTTTGAGAGCATCTAAGCTAGTTTGATGTAGAGATGGTTTCTCCGCTAGTCCTTGGAGAAAGCACCAATGTCGAAGTAAGTATTCCCGTTAGCTCAAAAATAATTGCGCTTCTTAAATTTAAGGATGGTGGTCTTGTCTCGACCTTATCCCTCCTTGAAAATAGGGGTAGGCAATCGTGTCAGTTCAATCCAAAAGCTGAAATGAATAGATCTCATCTATTCGATTCCGGCCCTATTGACATGAGGACTGTGATAggctatgaagcacggacacgttgtcCATGCTtacgtgtcgtgtccgacacgtgtcggagcgcGTCGGACatggacacgcggtcaacttttATCAACACGCGTGTCCGGAAgactgatggagggtggaggcgagggaggCGAGGAGTAGAGATCGCGAGCGCCGGTGAGACAGCGAGAGACCGCGGCGCCGGCGAGACGGCGACGAACggaccaccgcgacggcgagacggctagagaaagagccaaacagagagaaagaagagaaggcaAACTCCCGCCGTCGAGACGAAGTcacgaacggaccaccgcgGCGGCGAAGAAAGCCGGAGAGAGGTGAGAGCCGCCAGCGTTGCGATGGATCGGCgacgagaggagaggaagaggagagaaggaAAGGGGATCGTGCGGCGCGGCAAGGAGGATAGGAAAAGGGCTCGGCCGCTGCTAgggtttttcataaagaaataaaaaaataaaaaataaaaaggactgATGGcgtgagagagggggaggggctATCCCAGTGGGGgagggaaaaattaaaataaacgtGGGGCGGAGGAAAGGACGAACGAaagaaggattggatttttggggATTGTTTTTTAatcggaaaattaaataaataaaattaaaaatgatttcgaaaaataaaaaaaaattttgaataatgataaattttagttatggtagaaaattatggatttatttaaataaattgattttaatttcttattaatttttggtttcattgataattttgttaaaattaaaagaatatttcgcattaattatgaatatatctttcgaatttcaaatgaattgatttgttaatattattagtataaatttattataggctcttttttaattaattaattatttatttatgaatttgtatcaaattaattaaaaataaaaatatttatttaatatacgaCGTGTcgcaacgtgtcggaatttctattttttataaatgacgtgtcggcgtgtcgtgtcgtgtcggacactcgtgtcgtgtcgcgtgtccatGCTACATAGGTGATAAgttcctaattaaaaaaaaaaaggaaaaaaagaaaagaagttgaaaaaaaaaaaaggtaggttCTTAGGTTTAGTTTTTGGCCAATTCCTCGTTCCAAAAATCAGAATGGACTCTGTTGGGTGGGTTTCAATTTCTAagataattactaaaaaaattttaaactcattgtgtgacatcctaatttttcaaatctgatttcaattgaataaatcgggtctTTCGTTGACGCGTCATAGTGTTATTTCTGAGCCGATCACTCAAGAGATAACTATActatttaggaaaattattaagggattttaacgcaaaagacttgagaattcgatcatgAATCGATTGCTCAACCGcactaatttgcaagggtcattacggcacacttaaaaatcaattagagatcagagataagtcgattcgactgaAATAGGTAATCAAAATGTAGGTAAtttcacctgattgcaaaattctcattgatcggcactaaattgattttctatcgtttttggtaccctgtgtccgtatttgagacattgagattttcacgacaatcgagagtcgtcaatgtgtcaaagatgtacattgtaactcaagataaatcgatcacgggtcagttgcactaaaaattcctaaaaactacccaaTAGACTAGGTCATTCTAAAAGCGCGCCGAATTGAAAATAActacgaatttgaacccgatttcaaaaatcaaaaattttgaggtgtcacaagctattttaggaacatcgactcattctccgaagatttttcagagattccgggatttttacggaTAATCGATATGGGCGTCATggaaaattaagagaaatttgGACTGCAGAGTCAGAAAACTTGAGTGTCggtttatatttataaaaaattgttcgggatttttcccCGTGAAAGTGGATCTCAGTCGGGAAATTGAGTGAggaaattgaagactaagaatGGAAATTCGGAGCTTTATGAGAGGGAGCAATTTTGGGCTTCAAAATTGGTTAATTTAGAGAAATTATAAGTGGGAAATTATTAGGAGACAAGTGAGTTAATGCAATGGCTAAGGGTTGAAGATATTGGGTCCCTCCTTGGCTTCCTCTACATGTTTATCCACCCTACCCCTCTTCGTGCGCCTTACCTTCAAGCCTGCAAGCTGCCGagtcttcattttcatttggcCGACCACGAGTTTTGTATCAGCGAAGCCACCGAAACAGCTTGCTTCTCCACGCGTTCAAGCCTGCAGCTTCCTCAGTCAACAACACCCACAGAAGCCCTTTGTTGACCCAATTTGCTGCTGCCCTCGCCCATCTCCACTGAGTTTTGTCTtcccaccaccatcatcatcatccaacaTACACCATCATCTAACGCCATCATCATGTTTCCTCCCCTCAGCCTTGCGTCTTCAGCTTCTTCGGTCAAAGCTTCTCCAAACTTGCTTTGATTGTTCACACCGAAGATCGAATCTGCTTCGCCGAGAGTCGTCCAACGCCTCCACCGAAGCCTCCCCTTCACGCATCTTCATCTCTGTTTCGCTTCTTGGCTGCCACCACACTCGTCCAGTCAACAAACGAACCACCGAAGCCCTGGTTGACCGTCTTCCACGAAGCCCCAGTCCACCGAACACTTCTCAGCTTTGGTCTTCACGCCCGCGACTCCTTAAACGCGCGCGTCGCCCCTCCACTCACAAAGACTCCACCAAAGCCTCAGCACTCGCCAGCAGCTGCTTCGTCCGTTTCTCCTCTTGCGCGTGCGTCTCGGCCCAGCAATCCACTCGGCCACTCAGCCGAAGAAGCCCAGCCCGTCGAAGCtgctgcttctctttctttgttgctCCTAGGATTCAGCCCACGCAAGTTTTTAGAAGCCCGCTCAATTCAGCCCATCTGCAGAGACATTTCAGTCCAGCCTTTGAAGCCCATGGATCCAGCGAATTCTTCAGTCTAGTGATTTTAAGTCCATCTCCAGCAGATTTTGAAGCCCAAGCTCAGGCCCAAGTTCAGTTGGTTTAGCCCATTTGAAGTTCAGCCCATTTTGGGCTCATGAAGAAAGGCCCAAGCCCGCGACCAGCAGCCCTGCGAAGCCAAGACCGAAAACTCAACCTTGCTGAGTTGtgttgggcccgttttaggcccGGTCCCAAGTCCATCGATGCCGAAAATTCGGTTTCGGCCATCGTCGCGTCGTCATCacggtgaaccggtttccgtgattaaccggtgagtttatactataaactctgcttagtaggttaatgacgtttaaggggtgtttagatttattttattaggaattaggtgattagttagattaaattagaaatgtaattatttatttgagcatgttaggtggttagtatggtttagctaaggcctagataaattgtactgtttatctagaagggttcgggaatttttccgagtccgtattggttattaattaaatgattctggcctaggttagtatttttagaatttaaattgaattatttaactaatttcaataattatttaattattaaatattttccggaaattaggccggaatagccggtgaccggaattttgtgctgattgcaatggtgtggttaatttctacaattgagtgttaaattatgcaaattgagtgccgATTGGAtctttggtatttaattccaaaaattgtgaatttccaatacttatttagaaaatcccacgTGTCGGGTTTTGGCaccgaaaaataatttttttttgtactatttgaaatagtgggatttcaaaaggaagaatatcaatttttcgaGGTCAAATTAATCGTATACCCACACACAAGTAacttcatgtgaatttctaatacgaatAAAAAGGCCaagctcaccattttaattgaagcatttgagtgcaatgcacagtgcCCTGGGCCATATTTGAatgatcgtgtgttggttaagagaaatcgTCCTGAGCTGTTGAGCTAGACGTTATCCATATTTGGGATACCCTTGGACAATGGGAAGCCGGTCACagttaggggtgatcggttccggTTGGgtcggttccaaggtggaaccgggaaccggaccgggaaaatcggttcccaattttgggaaccgtgaACCgaaccatcggttccggtccggtcagTCGGTCCAATAGGATCggcactttctttttcactaaatAACAACCATTCATTAAGAACGACCATGCTCCCGGATCGATCAATCAAATTCGGGTTCTGGgcgatctaataaaactactcacacatgttttcacatgcaaaatattcaaacttcacttgcatGAATATTAATTATAATGTATGTGTTTCactcttaattttaagcataaaagccat
The nucleotide sequence above comes from Eucalyptus grandis isolate ANBG69807.140 chromosome 2, ASM1654582v1, whole genome shotgun sequence. Encoded proteins:
- the LOC104418023 gene encoding LOW QUALITY PROTEIN: cysteine-rich receptor-like protein kinase 42 (The sequence of the model RefSeq protein was modified relative to this genomic sequence to represent the inferred CDS: inserted 3 bases in 2 codons; deleted 1 base in 1 codon), which encodes MRPSILNLTCVFLVLFSSSFLPSLGDPRISEAGILCLKSNVTSVSNFLDVMQKVLAKVAEDRWANDSITSPLPEIYALAQCHGDLSRDDCILCFAHSRTLLSRCTILDTKGRLYLDGCFIRSDYYNFFNETVDPQHDLVKCANQSSVSADQQARQQFVDKVDRVLTNVSAVAPGNKGFAVFGEARRGGVAGVYALAQCWNXLDEKGCRECLANAMIRARNCTPGDEGRAMNAGCFMRYSTQRFYTVPTDGDSLKLGIIIAIALSVAAATSLLIVSAYVGYRKLSKKREVQKKLFGVPAIVRKSNLNFNYESLEKATDFFDESRKLGQGGSGSVYEGILPDGRVVAVKRLVFNTCQWVDDFFNEVNLISGIQHKNLVRLLGCSIEGPESLLVYEYVPNRSLDQILFVKNATHVLSWQERVNIISGTAEGLAFLHGPCGVKIIHRDIKSSNVLLDEDLTAKIADFGLARCLDPENSHLSTGIAGTLGYMAPEYLVKGQLTEKADVYAFXMLVLEILSGRKNSIFGQASGSVLQSVWKRYKSNRLAECIDPALKGKFPISEALNVIQIALLCTQASPDLRPSMSEVVEMLNDQECIVPMPMQPPFLNNNPIPDDSSRSSNTNTGITNQLTNSEISSGSTISLQ